A window of Mangifera indica cultivar Alphonso chromosome 11, CATAS_Mindica_2.1, whole genome shotgun sequence contains these coding sequences:
- the LOC123229050 gene encoding stearoyl-[acyl-carrier-protein] 9-desaturase 6, chloroplastic: MQAFQHSLAYTPINTNLTHRHRFTPTITFRPTLPPPISAVAAPALTKPQKTHSLPPEKIEIFKSLEDWSTQQVLPLLKPVEQCWQPQNFLPDPALPVDEFNEQVRALRERTSGLPDEYFVVLIGDMITEDALPTYQTMINTLDGVKDDTGASPSPWALWTRAWTAEENRHGDLLRTYLYLSGRVDMLMIERTVQYLIGSGMDPGTENNPYLGFVYTSFQERATFISHGNTARLAKESGDLVLARICGTIASDEKRHEIAYGKIVEKLLEVDPTGAMMAISDLMKKKITMPAHLMYDGRDPRLFEHFSAVAQRLGVYTARDYADILEFLVRKWGLEKVEGLTGEGRRAQEFVCGLAPRIRRLQEVADERAKKMKPHGVKFSWIFDKEVKV, translated from the exons ATGCAAGCCTTCCAGCACTCTCTTGCATATACTCCAATTAACACAAATCTCACCCACCGCCACCGTTTCACACCCACCATCACGTTCCGTCCGACATTACCACCACCCATCTCCGCCGTGGCAGCACCAGCGCTAACAAAACCCCAGAAAACCCACTCCCTCCCACCTGAAAAAATCGAAATCTTTAAGTCACTTGAAGACTGGTCAACCCAACAGGTGTTGCCACTGCTTAAACCCGTGGAGCAATGCTGGCAGCCCCAGAACTTCTTACCCGACCCGGCCCTGCCCGTCGATGAGTTCAATGAACAAGTTCGTGCATTGCGTGAGCGCACGAGCGGGCTTCCTGATGagtattttgttgttttgatcGGCGATATGATCACTGAGGACGCTTTGCCCACTTACCAGACGATGATTAACACACTCGATGGGGTCAAGGACGACACCGGGGCAAGCCCCAGCCCGTGGGCCTTGTGGACCCGGGCTTGGACCGCTGAGGAGAACCGACATGGAGATTTGCTTCGGACCTATCTGTATTTGTCGGGTCGGGTTGATATGCTCATGATTGAAAGGACTGTCCAGTATTTGATCGGATCCGGCATG gACCCGGGAACGGAAAACAATCCGTATTTGGGCTTTGTGTACACGTCATTTCAAGAGCGAGCCACGTTCATATCACACGGTAACACGGCTCGCTTAGCCAAGGAGAGCGGTGATCTTGTGCTGGCGCGTATATGCGGCACGATTGCATCCGACGAGAAGCGGCACGAGATTGCATACGGGAAGATCGTAGAGAAGCTCTTGGAAGTAGACCCTACAGGCGCGATGATGGCCATCTCAGATctgatgaagaaaaagataacGATGCCAGCTCACCTGATGTACGACGGGCGAGACCCACGGCTGTTCGAGCACTTCTCGGCTGTGGCTCAACGGCTTGGCGTGTACACTGCTCGTGATTACGCGGACATATTGGAGTTCTTGGTCAGAAAGTGGGGGTTGGAGAAAGTGGAGGGATTGACGGGTGAAGGGAGACGCGCACAGGAATTCGTGTGTGGATTAGCGCCGAGGATTAGGAGGCTACAAGAGGTAGCGGATGAGCGAGCCAAGAAAATGAAGCCACATGGCGTGAAATTTAGCTGGATTTTTGATAAAGAAGTGAAGGTGTGA
- the LOC123229683 gene encoding protein TRACHEARY ELEMENT DIFFERENTIATION-RELATED 7A-like, producing MASPTYYNFPPFFHYQPPPPVRRPPPPHPPSPSSHTTVIVVVFVSFGGILFLACIAAALCYFLKKRKKSVQGTEVVHVDEHLKVKEDFVKGPHGMEAVGLVIEDDVHVDEVIRKNEEFGKGLHEKGSERKASGRLQVGASSSSLGHDNHHQSDNI from the coding sequence ATGGCCTCCCCCACTTACTACAACTTCCCACCTTTCTTTCACTACCAACCACCTCCTCCTGTGCGTCGTCCACCACCCCCACATCCTCCATCCCCGAGCAGCCACACTACAGTGATTGTGGTagtttttgtttcatttggtGGCATTCTCTTCCTCGCATGCATTGCAGCTGCCCTTTGCTACTTcttgaagaagaggaagaagagtgTTCAAGGAACGGAGGTGGTGCATGTTGATGAACATTTGAAGGTGAAAGAGGACTTTGTGAAAGGACCTCATGGAATGGAAGCTGTGGGTCTGGTGATTGAAGATGATGTGCATGTTGATGAAGTTATCAGGAAGAATGAAGAATTCGGAAAAGGGTTGCATGAAAAAGGTTCGGAGAGAAAAGCAAGCGGTCGGCTTCAGGTGggagcttcttcttcttcgttgGGACATGATAATCATCACCAGTCTgacaatatttaa